A region of Rhodoferax potami DNA encodes the following proteins:
- a CDS encoding chloride channel protein — protein MQRKARPVAFAAACGFSVAVIGVVTAGDTFGSGYAHTKAALENSGDTNALYVLLKFVTTWLTAWAGVPGGIFAPSLAIGGALGGDFAQWTSYANPPTLIALGMAAFLAAVTQAPLTAFIIVMEMVDGHALVLSLMASALFASAVSRLISAPLYASLAELQLTRLPKA, from the coding sequence ATGCAGCGTAAGGCGCGGCCAGTGGCTTTTGCAGCGGCGTGTGGGTTTAGTGTTGCCGTGATTGGTGTGGTGACGGCAGGGGATACCTTTGGCAGTGGATACGCGCATACCAAAGCTGCTTTAGAAAATAGTGGCGACACAAACGCTCTATATGTGCTTCTGAAGTTTGTCACGACTTGGCTCACCGCATGGGCGGGTGTTCCCGGTGGTATTTTTGCGCCATCGTTGGCCATTGGAGGTGCCCTTGGAGGTGACTTCGCGCAATGGACTTCGTATGCCAACCCACCCACCCTCATTGCCTTGGGAATGGCTGCTTTTTTGGCTGCTGTGACCCAAGCGCCTCTCACTGCGTTCATCATCGTTATGGAAATGGTGGATGGTCATGCGCTGGTGCTGAGCCTGATGGCCAGTGCCCTTTTTGCCAGTGCTGTGTCGCGCTTGATTAGTGCCCCTTTGTATGCATCGTTGGCAGAGCTACAACTCACACGCCTGCCTAAAGCCTGA